A window of bacterium genomic DNA:
GAGTTTGGTTTCTTCGATATTAAAACCAAACTCGTCTATTTCGCCTATAATTGGGATGACATTATCGAAAATGCTTTTTTCAAAGATGCCGGTGCAAGTGTCGCCTTTGCGTTGTTTTTGGAGAGCGTAATTGCCGCGTTTGCCTGCACCGGAAACAGATTGATAAGTTGCCACAAAAATATATTGAGGTATTCCAAATCTAGCTAGGATCGGTTTGAGTGCAATAACGAGTCCCGAAGTGCTGCAATTAGGGCTTGCCACGATTTTTTTTGGAATATCATCTAAAGCCTCGGGATTCACCTGGGGCACGACTAATGGGCATTTTGGGTCGGTTCGCCAGGCACTGGATTTATCTATCACAATGCTGCCATTTTCTGCGAAACGGGGTGCCCATTTTATTGAGACCTTTGATCCTGCGGCAAAGATAGCAATATCGAACCTTTTTTTTATGGCTTCATCGAGTGTGATGACTCGCGACTCTTTGCCATTGTAAATAATAGTCTTTCCAGACGATCTTTCCGAAGCTACGAATTCGATTTTTGCGGGGGAAATTTCGCGTTCGGTCATTATTTCCAAAACCTTGTTCCCTACAAGGCCTGTAGCGCCTACGATGACGAGTTTGATTTCGTCGATTCTCAAAAGGCTTCCCCCCTGATGAATCTATCGTGAATAGCTTTTTCTATCTCGGTGCCACAGGAGTTTTGCATTATCATGGCTATACTAACCTGAGAGGATTCGATCAAGAAAGGCCTTACTCCAATTTTTTCGAGGAAAACCAGAAGTTCTGCAATAACTCCCGGTCGTTGAGCGATTTCCTCTCCGACCAGCCCCATAAGGCAGACATTCGAGTCAATCTCGATGCCAAATTTTGTTTTGAGTATTTTTAGGCGTTCTAGGTCTTTTTCCTCGGCCCAAAAATTAACACTCCAGGCGTTCTGAATTTTCCGGATTCGCGGAAAACCAATTCTCATACGCCCTTTTTCAATTGATTCCATCAATTCGCTAACCAATTTATAATCATCCAATTCGACATTGCAGAGACAAATATCGTCCCTACGAGAGAGACCTACAAATCTCGGGCGTTCCATCCCTTGGATTTTTTCCATGATAAGTGTCCCTTTCTTGTTTAGGAGACTCGATGCAATGATTAACGGCATTTTAGAAACTCTGGCCAATTCGACCGCTCTTGAATGGACTACATTTGCACCGAAATATGCCAGGTCAAGTGCTTCCTCGAAAGTAAGTTTGTCTATTTGTCGTGCGGATTCAATCTTTTTTGGGTCGGCGGAGAATACGCCTTTAACATCTGTATAAATTTCGCAAATTTCGGCACCGAGCGCGACACCAAGCGCAACTGCAGTTGTATCTGAGCCACCGCG
This region includes:
- a CDS encoding aspartate kinase — its product is MAMIVQKYGGSSVADKDHIINVARRVAERKKKGDDMAVVVSAMANTTDNLIKLALDLDKNPPEREFDMLLTAGERISMALLSIAIQKFGLRAVSFTGSQSGIITDDDHTRARIIDVRPTRIIETINSGAIAIVAGFQGVSGKKEVTTLGRGGSDTTAVALGVALGAEICEIYTDVKGVFSADPKKIESARQIDKLTFEEALDLAYFGANVVHSRAVELARVSKMPLIIASSLLNKKGTLIMEKIQGMERPRFVGLSRRDDICLCNVELDDYKLVSELMESIEKGRMRIGFPRIRKIQNAWSVNFWAEEKDLERLKILKTKFGIEIDSNVCLMGLVGEEIAQRPGVIAELLVFLEKIGVRPFLIESSQVSIAMIMQNSCGTEIEKAIHDRFIRGEAF
- a CDS encoding aspartate-semialdehyde dehydrogenase, with translation MRIDEIKLVIVGATGLVGNKVLEIMTEREISPAKIEFVASERSSGKTIIYNGKESRVITLDEAIKKRFDIAIFAAGSKVSIKWAPRFAENGSIVIDKSSAWRTDPKCPLVVPQVNPEALDDIPKKIVASPNCSTSGLVIALKPILARFGIPQYIFVATYQSVSGAGKRGNYALQKQRKGDTCTGIFEKSIFDNVIPIIGEIDEFGFNIEETKLVAETRKILGAPELNITATAVRIPIMLSHSEAVTLVFDSPTPAAEAIKNLTTAPGLKLIQIPDYPTPLEAADIDDVLVGRIRNTPSNLNILSMFISFDNLRRGAASNAVDLMEVMARKL